A window of Stigmatella aurantiaca contains these coding sequences:
- a CDS encoding serine/threonine-protein kinase, with amino-acid sequence MDELCPEALPDGTRLGPWQVEGRAGYGTYGAVYRVRRARRILPQLVALKLARYPNDLRFEREAELLTRIRHPHVPRLLGQGTWKGGLHGDTHPYVVMQWVEGLRLYDWGKEHPFTSRQVLRLLAQVARALEATHARQGLHRDVKGDNILVSPEGKAFLMDFGCGTWAGAPPLTEGLLAPGTKPYRSPQALRFQWEHRREAHTHYRATPADDVYALGVTAYRLCTGIYPPPATDPSLVGDDARDTLEVMKPPGQLKPLAPVLESLILRMLSENSHDRGIAGELAATLEAAASAAGPEADAPLSPSESRVGSEGVKRPVAERRGGYLAPMVLMSLAAWLIILLAGNLNLAELVAPPSQGEDGGTTGVADAAVEEPPMSSVLRENGPDGLALETPKKPLPGQRRPPCGRFQTNIQGSCWLEVLQASPPCEEGYYEWKGSCYLPVFTPPRPNTSEQR; translated from the coding sequence GTGGACGAGCTGTGCCCCGAGGCGCTCCCGGACGGGACCCGGTTGGGCCCCTGGCAGGTGGAAGGCCGCGCGGGGTACGGCACGTATGGCGCGGTCTACCGGGTGCGCCGGGCGCGGCGGATCCTTCCCCAACTCGTGGCCCTCAAGCTGGCGCGCTACCCGAATGACCTGCGGTTCGAGCGCGAGGCGGAGCTGCTCACCCGGATCCGGCATCCCCACGTTCCGCGCCTCTTGGGACAGGGAACCTGGAAAGGAGGCCTTCACGGCGACACGCACCCCTATGTGGTGATGCAGTGGGTGGAGGGCCTCCGGCTGTATGACTGGGGCAAGGAGCATCCCTTCACGTCCCGCCAAGTCCTGCGGCTGCTGGCACAGGTGGCACGAGCGCTGGAGGCCACCCACGCCCGCCAGGGACTCCACCGGGACGTGAAAGGCGACAACATTCTGGTGAGCCCCGAGGGGAAGGCCTTCCTCATGGACTTCGGGTGTGGCACCTGGGCCGGGGCGCCGCCGCTCACGGAGGGGCTGCTGGCTCCGGGAACGAAGCCCTACCGCAGCCCCCAGGCCCTGCGCTTCCAATGGGAGCACCGCCGCGAGGCTCACACCCATTACCGCGCCACACCCGCTGATGACGTGTACGCGTTGGGGGTGACGGCCTACCGCCTGTGCACGGGAATTTACCCACCCCCGGCGACGGACCCATCGCTGGTGGGTGATGATGCGCGGGACACCCTGGAGGTGATGAAGCCTCCAGGTCAGCTCAAGCCGCTGGCGCCCGTGTTGGAATCGCTCATCCTCCGCATGCTTTCCGAGAACTCCCATGACCGAGGTATCGCTGGTGAGCTGGCCGCAACCTTGGAGGCCGCAGCCTCGGCCGCCGGGCCAGAAGCCGATGCGCCGCTGAGTCCGAGCGAGTCACGTGTAGGCTCCGAGGGCGTCAAGCGGCCCGTCGCCGAACGTCGCGGCGGGTATCTTGCGCCCATGGTGCTGATGTCCTTGGCGGCCTGGCTCATCATCCTACTCGCCGGGAACTTGAACCTAGCGGAGTTGGTCGCGCCTCCCTCCCAAGGGGAAGATGGTGGAACCACCGGTGTGGCCGACGCAGCGGTGGAGGAGCCCCCGATGTCCAGCGTGTTGCGAGAAAACGGGCCGGACGGACTGGCGCTTGAGACGCCCAAAAAGCCCTTGCCCGGCCAACGCCGTCCACCGTGTGGCCGCTTCCAAACCAACATCCAGGGAAGTTGCTGGTTAGAAGTTCTTCAAGCTTCCCCGCCTTGCGAAGAAGGTTATTACGAATGGAAAGGTTCCTGTTATTTGCCTGTGTTTACGCCTCCAAGGCCTAACACCTCGGAGCAGCGGTAG
- a CDS encoding LysE family translocator: MQFDTWLIFSVASIGLSLSPGPNSLLVLTHGALHGSRKTLFTILGGTLGFIAIIALCMFGIGALIKSSILWLTVLRWVGGAYLVWLGIQVWRSPPIDVAASTGPTEANNGSLFRQGFLAAATNPKGLLFFSAFLTQFIDPHRSLVTQFAVVAATFAVTESLVEYTLASAANRVRPWLGRVGRRFNRACGGVFVAIGAVLPLQA; encoded by the coding sequence ATGCAGTTCGACACTTGGCTTATTTTTTCTGTCGCCTCCATAGGATTGTCGCTGTCGCCGGGCCCCAACAGCCTTCTCGTCCTCACGCACGGCGCACTGCACGGAAGCCGCAAGACTTTGTTCACCATCTTGGGTGGAACCTTGGGTTTTATTGCCATCATTGCCCTCTGCATGTTCGGGATTGGGGCACTGATCAAGTCCTCGATTCTCTGGCTCACGGTGCTGAGATGGGTGGGTGGCGCCTACCTCGTCTGGCTCGGCATCCAGGTCTGGCGCTCTCCCCCGATTGACGTCGCGGCCAGTACCGGGCCCACCGAGGCCAACAACGGGTCGCTCTTTCGGCAAGGCTTTCTCGCGGCAGCGACAAACCCCAAGGGCCTGCTTTTCTTCAGTGCTTTTCTCACACAGTTCATCGACCCGCACCGCAGCCTGGTGACCCAGTTCGCGGTAGTGGCTGCAACGTTCGCGGTGACAGAATCCCTCGTCGAGTACACACTCGCGAGCGCGGCGAACCGGGTCCGTCCTTGGCTCGGGCGCGTCGGGCGGCGCTTCAATCGAGCCTGCGGCGGCGTCTTCGTTGCCATCGGTGCTGTACTCCCGCTTCAGGCTTGA
- a CDS encoding DUF1349 domain-containing protein has product MILGAGVGALLVPALAKKAVAAPPALKGAGTTMDDGIWLNEPKVWKRTDGVLEVTTDKSTDFWRETHYGFTRDSGHFLGVRTGASFTAQLRVEAAYEQLYDQAGIMVRVDNRRWVKAGIEMSDGRAMLSSVLTNGKSDWATGPYEHDSRSFWMRATVAKGVLRLQVSADGKTWPLVRLAPFPVATAYQVGPMCCTPERAGLNVRFSEFRLTPPLGKDLHDLT; this is encoded by the coding sequence ATGATTCTCGGCGCAGGCGTGGGTGCGTTGCTGGTGCCGGCGCTCGCAAAGAAGGCCGTGGCCGCGCCGCCGGCCCTCAAGGGAGCGGGAACGACAATGGACGATGGCATCTGGCTGAACGAGCCGAAGGTCTGGAAGCGAACCGATGGCGTCCTGGAGGTGACGACGGACAAGTCGACCGACTTCTGGCGGGAGACCCACTATGGCTTCACGCGCGACTCCGGCCATTTCCTGGGTGTCCGCACGGGCGCCAGCTTCACGGCGCAGCTTCGCGTCGAGGCAGCCTATGAGCAGTTGTATGACCAGGCCGGCATCATGGTGCGCGTCGACAACCGGCGCTGGGTCAAGGCAGGCATCGAGATGTCCGATGGCCGGGCGATGCTCAGCAGCGTGCTGACCAATGGCAAGTCGGATTGGGCGACGGGGCCCTATGAACACGACTCCCGCTCGTTCTGGATGCGCGCAACGGTGGCCAAGGGGGTGCTGCGGTTGCAGGTGTCGGCCGATGGCAAGACGTGGCCGTTGGTCCGGCTCGCACCGTTCCCGGTGGCCACGGCCTATCAGGTGGGCCCGATGTGCTGCACGCCAGAGCGGGCCGGGCTGAACGTCCGGTTCTCGGAGTTCCGCCTCACGCCTCCGCTCGGCAAGGATCTGCACGACCTGACGTAA